Proteins from one Bos taurus isolate L1 Dominette 01449 registration number 42190680 breed Hereford chromosome 7, ARS-UCD2.0, whole genome shotgun sequence genomic window:
- the TLE2 gene encoding transducin-like enhancer protein 2 isoform X7 codes for MYPQGRHPTPLQSGQPFKFSILEICDRIKEEFQFLQAQYHSLKLECEKLASEKTEMQRHYVMYYEMSYGLNIEMHKQAEIVKRLSGICAQIIPFLTQEHQQQVLQAVERAKQVTVGELNSLIGQQLQPLAHHAPAVPLTPRPAGLVGGSATGLLALSGALAAQAQLAAVTKEERAGVEAEGSRVERVPSRSVSPSPPESVVEEERPSGLGGNGKQRAEEKDLSGPYESDEDKSDYNLVVDEDQPSEPPSPATTPCGKAPTCIPARRDLVDSPASLASSLGSPLPRAKELVLNDLPASTPASKSCDSSPPQDASTPGPSSVSHLRQLAAKPAPSTDSIALRSPLTLSSPFSTSFSLGSHSVLNGDLSVPSSYVSLHLSPQASGSVVYGRSPMMAFESHPHLRGSSISSSLPTIPGGKPAYSFHVSADGQMQPVPFPSDALVGAGIPRHARQLHTLAHGEVVCAVTISGSTQHVYTGGKGCVKVWDVGQPGAKMPVAQLDCLNRDNYIRSCKLLPDGRSLIVGGEASTLSIWDLAAPTPRIKAELTSSAPACYALAVSPDAKVCFSCCSDGNIVVWDLQNQTMVRQFQGHTDGASCIDISDYGTRLWTGGLDNTVRCWDLREGRQLQQHDFSSQIFSLGHCPNQDWLAVGMESSSVELLHVRKPEKYQLHLHESCVLSLKFASCGRWFVSTGKDNLLNAWRTPYGASIFQSKESSSVLSCDISGNNKYIVTGSGDKKATVYEVVY; via the exons ATGTACCCCCAGGGAAGGCACCCG ACCCCGCTTCAGTCCGGCCAGCCCTTCAAGTTCTCGATCTTGGAGATCTGCGATCGCATCAAAGAAGAATTCCAGTTTCTTCAGGCTCAGTACCACAG CCTCAAGCTGGAGTGTGAGAAGTTGGCCAGTGAGAAGACAGAAATGCAGCGACATTATGTCATG TACTATGAAATGTCCTACGGGCTCAACATCGAAATGCATAAGCAG GCCGAGATTGTGAAGCGTCTCAGTGGGATCTGTGCTCAGATTATCCCCTTCCTGACTCAAGAG CACCAACAGCAGGTCCTGCAGGCCGTGGAGCGGGCCAAGCAGGTGACAGTCGGGGAGCTGAACAGCCTCATTGGG cagcagctccagccaCTGGCCCACCATGCCCCCGCTGTGCCCCTCACCCCTCGCCCAGCGGGGCTGGTGGGCGGCAGTGCCACGGGGCTGCTGGCCCTGTCGGGAGCCCTGGCTGCCCAGGCTCAGCTGGCCGCAGTCACCAAGGAGGAGCGGGCAGGTGTGGAGGCGGAGGGGTCCAGAG TGGAGAGAGTCCCTAGCAGG AGTGTGTCTCCCTCACCCCCGGAGAGTGTGGTGGAAGAGGAGCGGCCCAGTGGCCTGGGTGGAAATGGAAAGCAGAGAGCTGAGGAGAAGGATCTATCAGGACCTTAT GAAAGTGACGAGGACAAGAGCGATTACAACCTGGTGGTGGACGAG GACCAACCCTCCGAGCCCCCCAGCCCAGCAACCACCCCATGTGGAAAGGCACCTACCTGCATCCCTGCTCGTCGGGACCTTGTGGACAGTCCAGCCTCCTTGGCCTCCAGCCTTGGCTCACCGCTCCCCAGAGCCAAGGAACTCGTCCTG AACGATCTTCCGGCCAGCACTCCTGCCTCCAAATCCTGCGACTCCTCCCCGCCCCAGGACGCATCCACCCCTGGGCCCAGCTCGGTCAGTCACCTCCGCCAGCTAGCAGCCAAGCCTGCCCCTTCCACAGACAGTATTG CCCTGAGGAGTCCCCTGACCCTGTCCAGTCCCTTCAGCACATCCTTCAGCCTGGGCTCCCACAGTGTCCTTAACGGGGACCTCTCCGTGCCCAGCTCCTACGTCAGCCTCCACCTGTCCCCCCAGGCCAGCGGCTCTGTGGTGTACGGACGCTCTCCCATG ATGGCATTTGAGTCTCACCCACATCTCCGAGGGTCGTCCATCTCTTCCTCCCTGCCCACCATCCCTGGGGGAAAGCC GGCCTACTCCTTCCACGTGTCTGCGGACGGGCAGATGCAGCCGGTGCCCTTCCCTTCCGATGCACTGGTAGGCGCGGGCATCCCACGGCACGCGCGGCAGCTGCACACGCTGGCGCACGGCGAGGTGGTCTGCGCAGTCACCATCAGCGGCTCCACACAGCACGTGTACACGGGTGGCAAGGGCTGCGTGAAGGTGTGGGACGTGGGCCAGCCCGGCGCCAAGATGCCAGTGGCCCAGCTGGACTGCCTG AACCGGGACAACTACATTCGTTCCTGCAAGTTGCTGCCTGACGGCCGGAGTCTGATTGTGGGCGGTGAAGCCAGCACCTTGTCCATCTGGGACCTGGCGGCACCCACTCCTCGCATCAAGGCAGAGCTGACCTCCTCAGCGCCCGCCTGCTATGCCCTGGCCGTCAGTCCTGACGCCAAGGTCTGCTTCTCCTGCTGCAGCGATGGCAACATCGTGGTCTGGGACCTGCAGAACCAGACCATGGTCAG GCAGTTCCAGGGCCACACGGATGGGGCCAGCTGCATCGACATTTCGGATTATGGCACTCGGCTCTGGACAGGGGGCCTGGACAACACCGTGCGCTGCTGGGACCTGCGGGAGGGGCGCCAGCTGCAGCAGCATGACTTCAGCTCCCAG ATTTTTTCCCTGGGCCACTGCCCTAACCAGGACTGGCTGGCCGTTGGCATGGAGAGCAGTAGTGTGGAGCTCCTACATGTCCGGAAGCCTGAGAAATACCAGCTGCATCTCCACGAGAGCTGCGTTCTGTCC
- the TLE2 gene encoding transducin-like enhancer protein 2 isoform X6, with product MYPQGRHPTPLQSGQPFKFSILEICDRIKEEFQFLQAQYHSLKLECEKLASEKTEMQRHYVMYYEMSYGLNIEMHKQAEIVKRLSGICAQIIPFLTQEHQQQVLQAVERAKQVTVGELNSLIGQQQLQPLAHHAPAVPLTPRPAGLVGGSATGLLALSGALAAQAQLAAVTKEERAGVEAEGSRVERVPSRSVSPSPPESVVEEERPSGLGGNGKQRAEEKDLSGPYESDEDKSDYNLVVDEDQPSEPPSPATTPCGKAPTCIPARRDLVDSPASLASSLGSPLPRAKELVLNDLPASTPASKSCDSSPPQDASTPGPSSVSHLRQLAAKPAPSTDSIALRSPLTLSSPFSTSFSLGSHSVLNGDLSVPSSYVSLHLSPQASGSVVYGRSPMMAFESHPHLRGSSISSSLPTIPGGKPAYSFHVSADGQMQPVPFPSDALVGAGIPRHARQLHTLAHGEVVCAVTISGSTQHVYTGGKGCVKVWDVGQPGAKMPVAQLDCLNRDNYIRSCKLLPDGRSLIVGGEASTLSIWDLAAPTPRIKAELTSSAPACYALAVSPDAKVCFSCCSDGNIVVWDLQNQTMVRQFQGHTDGASCIDISDYGTRLWTGGLDNTVRCWDLREGRQLQQHDFSSQIFSLGHCPNQDWLAVGMESSSVELLHVRKPEKYQLHLHESCVLSLKFASCGRWFVSTGKDNLLNAWRTPYGASIFQSKESSSVLSCDISGNNKYIVTGSGDKKATVYEVVY from the exons ATGTACCCCCAGGGAAGGCACCCG ACCCCGCTTCAGTCCGGCCAGCCCTTCAAGTTCTCGATCTTGGAGATCTGCGATCGCATCAAAGAAGAATTCCAGTTTCTTCAGGCTCAGTACCACAG CCTCAAGCTGGAGTGTGAGAAGTTGGCCAGTGAGAAGACAGAAATGCAGCGACATTATGTCATG TACTATGAAATGTCCTACGGGCTCAACATCGAAATGCATAAGCAG GCCGAGATTGTGAAGCGTCTCAGTGGGATCTGTGCTCAGATTATCCCCTTCCTGACTCAAGAG CACCAACAGCAGGTCCTGCAGGCCGTGGAGCGGGCCAAGCAGGTGACAGTCGGGGAGCTGAACAGCCTCATTGGG cagcagcagctccagccaCTGGCCCACCATGCCCCCGCTGTGCCCCTCACCCCTCGCCCAGCGGGGCTGGTGGGCGGCAGTGCCACGGGGCTGCTGGCCCTGTCGGGAGCCCTGGCTGCCCAGGCTCAGCTGGCCGCAGTCACCAAGGAGGAGCGGGCAGGTGTGGAGGCGGAGGGGTCCAGAG TGGAGAGAGTCCCTAGCAGG AGTGTGTCTCCCTCACCCCCGGAGAGTGTGGTGGAAGAGGAGCGGCCCAGTGGCCTGGGTGGAAATGGAAAGCAGAGAGCTGAGGAGAAGGATCTATCAGGACCTTAT GAAAGTGACGAGGACAAGAGCGATTACAACCTGGTGGTGGACGAG GACCAACCCTCCGAGCCCCCCAGCCCAGCAACCACCCCATGTGGAAAGGCACCTACCTGCATCCCTGCTCGTCGGGACCTTGTGGACAGTCCAGCCTCCTTGGCCTCCAGCCTTGGCTCACCGCTCCCCAGAGCCAAGGAACTCGTCCTG AACGATCTTCCGGCCAGCACTCCTGCCTCCAAATCCTGCGACTCCTCCCCGCCCCAGGACGCATCCACCCCTGGGCCCAGCTCGGTCAGTCACCTCCGCCAGCTAGCAGCCAAGCCTGCCCCTTCCACAGACAGTATTG CCCTGAGGAGTCCCCTGACCCTGTCCAGTCCCTTCAGCACATCCTTCAGCCTGGGCTCCCACAGTGTCCTTAACGGGGACCTCTCCGTGCCCAGCTCCTACGTCAGCCTCCACCTGTCCCCCCAGGCCAGCGGCTCTGTGGTGTACGGACGCTCTCCCATG ATGGCATTTGAGTCTCACCCACATCTCCGAGGGTCGTCCATCTCTTCCTCCCTGCCCACCATCCCTGGGGGAAAGCC GGCCTACTCCTTCCACGTGTCTGCGGACGGGCAGATGCAGCCGGTGCCCTTCCCTTCCGATGCACTGGTAGGCGCGGGCATCCCACGGCACGCGCGGCAGCTGCACACGCTGGCGCACGGCGAGGTGGTCTGCGCAGTCACCATCAGCGGCTCCACACAGCACGTGTACACGGGTGGCAAGGGCTGCGTGAAGGTGTGGGACGTGGGCCAGCCCGGCGCCAAGATGCCAGTGGCCCAGCTGGACTGCCTG AACCGGGACAACTACATTCGTTCCTGCAAGTTGCTGCCTGACGGCCGGAGTCTGATTGTGGGCGGTGAAGCCAGCACCTTGTCCATCTGGGACCTGGCGGCACCCACTCCTCGCATCAAGGCAGAGCTGACCTCCTCAGCGCCCGCCTGCTATGCCCTGGCCGTCAGTCCTGACGCCAAGGTCTGCTTCTCCTGCTGCAGCGATGGCAACATCGTGGTCTGGGACCTGCAGAACCAGACCATGGTCAG GCAGTTCCAGGGCCACACGGATGGGGCCAGCTGCATCGACATTTCGGATTATGGCACTCGGCTCTGGACAGGGGGCCTGGACAACACCGTGCGCTGCTGGGACCTGCGGGAGGGGCGCCAGCTGCAGCAGCATGACTTCAGCTCCCAG ATTTTTTCCCTGGGCCACTGCCCTAACCAGGACTGGCTGGCCGTTGGCATGGAGAGCAGTAGTGTGGAGCTCCTACATGTCCGGAAGCCTGAGAAATACCAGCTGCATCTCCACGAGAGCTGCGTTCTGTCC
- the TLE2 gene encoding transducin-like enhancer protein 2 isoform X5 encodes MYPQGRHPTPLQSGQPFKFSILEICDRIKEEFQFLQAQYHSLKLECEKLASEKTEMQRHYVMYYEMSYGLNIEMHKQAEIVKRLSGICAQIIPFLTQEHQQQVLQAVERAKQVTVGELNSLIGQQQLQPLAHHAPAVPLTPRPAGLVGGSATGLLALSGALAAQAQLAAVTKEERAGVEAEGSRVERVPSRSVSPSPPESVVEEERPSGLGGNGKQRAEEKDLSGPYESDEDKSDYNLVVDECPPHSSSPPQTQDQPSEPPSPATTPCGKAPTCIPARRDLVDSPASLASSLGSPLPRAKELVLNDLPASTPASKSCDSSPPQDASTPGPSSVSHLRQLAAKPAPSTDSIALRSPLTLSSPFSTSFSLGSHSVLNGDLSVPSSYVSLHLSPQASGSVVYGRSPMMAFESHPHLRGSSISSSLPTIPGGKPAYSFHVSADGQMQPVPFPSDALVGAGIPRHARQLHTLAHGEVVCAVTISGSTQHVYTGGKGCVKVWDVGQPGAKMPVAQLDCLNRDNYIRSCKLLPDGRSLIVGGEASTLSIWDLAAPTPRIKAELTSSAPACYALAVSPDAKVCFSCCSDGNIVVWDLQNQTMVRQFQGHTDGASCIDISDYGTRLWTGGLDNTVRCWDLREGRQLQQHDFSSQIFSLGHCPNQDWLAVGMESSSVELLHVRKPEKYQLHLHESCVLSLKFASCGRWFVSTGKDNLLNAWRTPYGASIFQSKESSSVLSCDISGNNKYIVTGSGDKKATVYEVVY; translated from the exons ATGTACCCCCAGGGAAGGCACCCG ACCCCGCTTCAGTCCGGCCAGCCCTTCAAGTTCTCGATCTTGGAGATCTGCGATCGCATCAAAGAAGAATTCCAGTTTCTTCAGGCTCAGTACCACAG CCTCAAGCTGGAGTGTGAGAAGTTGGCCAGTGAGAAGACAGAAATGCAGCGACATTATGTCATG TACTATGAAATGTCCTACGGGCTCAACATCGAAATGCATAAGCAG GCCGAGATTGTGAAGCGTCTCAGTGGGATCTGTGCTCAGATTATCCCCTTCCTGACTCAAGAG CACCAACAGCAGGTCCTGCAGGCCGTGGAGCGGGCCAAGCAGGTGACAGTCGGGGAGCTGAACAGCCTCATTGGG cagcagcagctccagccaCTGGCCCACCATGCCCCCGCTGTGCCCCTCACCCCTCGCCCAGCGGGGCTGGTGGGCGGCAGTGCCACGGGGCTGCTGGCCCTGTCGGGAGCCCTGGCTGCCCAGGCTCAGCTGGCCGCAGTCACCAAGGAGGAGCGGGCAGGTGTGGAGGCGGAGGGGTCCAGAG TGGAGAGAGTCCCTAGCAGG AGTGTGTCTCCCTCACCCCCGGAGAGTGTGGTGGAAGAGGAGCGGCCCAGTGGCCTGGGTGGAAATGGAAAGCAGAGAGCTGAGGAGAAGGATCTATCAGGACCTTAT GAAAGTGACGAGGACAAGAGCGATTACAACCTGGTGGTGGACGAG TGCCCTCCCCATTCATCGTCACCTCCTCAAACCCAGGACCAACCCTCCGAGCCCCCCAGCCCAGCAACCACCCCATGTGGAAAGGCACCTACCTGCATCCCTGCTCGTCGGGACCTTGTGGACAGTCCAGCCTCCTTGGCCTCCAGCCTTGGCTCACCGCTCCCCAGAGCCAAGGAACTCGTCCTG AACGATCTTCCGGCCAGCACTCCTGCCTCCAAATCCTGCGACTCCTCCCCGCCCCAGGACGCATCCACCCCTGGGCCCAGCTCGGTCAGTCACCTCCGCCAGCTAGCAGCCAAGCCTGCCCCTTCCACAGACAGTATTG CCCTGAGGAGTCCCCTGACCCTGTCCAGTCCCTTCAGCACATCCTTCAGCCTGGGCTCCCACAGTGTCCTTAACGGGGACCTCTCCGTGCCCAGCTCCTACGTCAGCCTCCACCTGTCCCCCCAGGCCAGCGGCTCTGTGGTGTACGGACGCTCTCCCATG ATGGCATTTGAGTCTCACCCACATCTCCGAGGGTCGTCCATCTCTTCCTCCCTGCCCACCATCCCTGGGGGAAAGCC GGCCTACTCCTTCCACGTGTCTGCGGACGGGCAGATGCAGCCGGTGCCCTTCCCTTCCGATGCACTGGTAGGCGCGGGCATCCCACGGCACGCGCGGCAGCTGCACACGCTGGCGCACGGCGAGGTGGTCTGCGCAGTCACCATCAGCGGCTCCACACAGCACGTGTACACGGGTGGCAAGGGCTGCGTGAAGGTGTGGGACGTGGGCCAGCCCGGCGCCAAGATGCCAGTGGCCCAGCTGGACTGCCTG AACCGGGACAACTACATTCGTTCCTGCAAGTTGCTGCCTGACGGCCGGAGTCTGATTGTGGGCGGTGAAGCCAGCACCTTGTCCATCTGGGACCTGGCGGCACCCACTCCTCGCATCAAGGCAGAGCTGACCTCCTCAGCGCCCGCCTGCTATGCCCTGGCCGTCAGTCCTGACGCCAAGGTCTGCTTCTCCTGCTGCAGCGATGGCAACATCGTGGTCTGGGACCTGCAGAACCAGACCATGGTCAG GCAGTTCCAGGGCCACACGGATGGGGCCAGCTGCATCGACATTTCGGATTATGGCACTCGGCTCTGGACAGGGGGCCTGGACAACACCGTGCGCTGCTGGGACCTGCGGGAGGGGCGCCAGCTGCAGCAGCATGACTTCAGCTCCCAG ATTTTTTCCCTGGGCCACTGCCCTAACCAGGACTGGCTGGCCGTTGGCATGGAGAGCAGTAGTGTGGAGCTCCTACATGTCCGGAAGCCTGAGAAATACCAGCTGCATCTCCACGAGAGCTGCGTTCTGTCC